The following are encoded in a window of Haloarcula halophila genomic DNA:
- a CDS encoding DUF424 domain-containing protein — MLLNERDTDEGLLVSVCDPEIMGETFEDGSVSLTVDEEFYDGKPASEEEVVQSLARCSVANIVGETAVDVAIEHGFVDEENVLDLDGTLHAQLLWM; from the coding sequence ATGCTCCTCAACGAGCGCGACACCGACGAGGGACTGCTCGTCTCGGTCTGTGATCCGGAGATCATGGGCGAGACGTTCGAGGACGGCTCCGTCTCGCTGACCGTCGACGAGGAGTTCTACGACGGCAAGCCCGCAAGCGAGGAGGAGGTCGTCCAGAGCCTCGCCCGCTGTAGCGTCGCCAACATCGTCGGCGAGACGGCCGTCGACGTGGCCATCGAACACGGTTTCGTCGACGAGGAGAACGTCTTAGACCTGGACGGAACCCTTCACGCACAACTGCTCTGGATGTAG
- a CDS encoding aminotransferase class V-fold PLP-dependent enzyme: MGHSESELLDVASIREDFPILQREFDGEQVVYLDNAATTQTPEPVVETIADYYRTTNANVHRGLHQLSQEASVAYEDAHDRVAEFIGASGEREEIVFTKNTTESENLVAYAWGLNELGPEDEVVLTEMEHHASLVTWQQIAKRTGATCRYISVQEDGTLDMDHARELITDDTAMVSVVHVSNTLGTVNPVSELADIAHDHDAYIFVDGAQSVPNRPVDVEAIDADFLAFSGHKMAGPTGIGVLYGKKHILEEMEPYLYGGEMIKKVTFEDATWNDLPWKFEAGTPVICQGIALAEACDYLDDIGMERIQRHEQRLADYAMERLVEQNDVETYGPSAGDERGGLVAFNLDSVHAHDLSSILNDSAVAIRAGDHCTQPLHDKLGVAASARASFYVYNTREEVDKLVEAIDDARQLFA; encoded by the coding sequence ATGGGACACTCCGAATCCGAACTGCTCGACGTGGCGAGTATCCGCGAGGACTTCCCGATCCTCCAGCGGGAGTTCGACGGCGAGCAAGTGGTGTATCTCGACAACGCGGCGACGACCCAGACCCCCGAGCCGGTCGTCGAGACCATCGCGGACTACTACCGGACGACCAACGCCAACGTCCACCGCGGCCTCCACCAGTTGAGCCAGGAAGCCAGCGTCGCCTACGAGGACGCCCACGACCGCGTCGCGGAGTTCATCGGCGCCTCCGGCGAGCGCGAGGAGATCGTCTTCACCAAGAACACCACCGAGAGCGAGAACCTCGTCGCCTACGCCTGGGGACTGAACGAACTCGGCCCCGAGGACGAGGTCGTCCTCACGGAGATGGAACACCACGCTTCCCTTGTCACGTGGCAACAGATCGCCAAACGGACCGGCGCTACCTGCCGGTACATCAGCGTCCAGGAGGACGGGACTCTGGACATGGACCACGCTCGGGAACTCATCACCGACGACACGGCGATGGTCAGCGTCGTCCACGTCTCGAACACGCTCGGGACGGTCAACCCCGTCTCCGAGTTAGCCGACATCGCCCACGACCACGACGCCTACATCTTCGTCGACGGTGCCCAATCGGTCCCGAACCGCCCGGTCGACGTCGAGGCCATCGACGCCGACTTCCTGGCCTTTTCGGGCCACAAGATGGCCGGGCCGACCGGGATCGGCGTCCTCTACGGGAAGAAACACATCCTCGAAGAGATGGAACCGTACCTCTACGGCGGCGAGATGATCAAGAAGGTCACCTTCGAGGACGCGACCTGGAACGACCTCCCCTGGAAGTTCGAGGCCGGGACGCCGGTCATCTGCCAGGGGATCGCCCTGGCGGAGGCCTGTGACTACCTCGACGACATCGGGATGGAGCGGATCCAGCGCCACGAACAGCGACTGGCCGACTACGCGATGGAACGGCTGGTCGAACAGAACGACGTCGAGACCTACGGGCCCTCCGCGGGCGACGAGCGGGGCGGGCTGGTCGCGTTCAACCTCGATTCCGTCCACGCCCACGACCTCTCCTCGATCCTCAACGACTCGGCGGTCGCCATCCGGGCCGGCGACCACTGTACGCAGCCGCTGCACGACAAACTCGGCGTGGCCGCCTCCGCACGGGCCTCCTTCTACGTCTACAACACCCGCGAGGAGGTCGACAAACTCGTCGAGGCTATCGACGACGCCAGACAACTGTTCGCGTAG